One Manihot esculenta cultivar AM560-2 chromosome 18, M.esculenta_v8, whole genome shotgun sequence genomic window carries:
- the LOC110607128 gene encoding transcription factor HEC2 — MEIDQLKSATQDQMEMMMMMMDKLPDFYGAYHDVADLAPPSEFPGATTAINDTVASDAIPHFIDNNPHIGTSPPYMAIPFTSDNAPIHQQSPPAAFLSNPPTSRWRGAAEFPGPNAYSTPSQKKNSMAAMREMIFRIAAMQPIHIDPESVKPPKRRNVKISKDPQSVAARHRRERISERIRILQRLVPGGTKMDTASMLDEAIHYVKFLKTQVQSLERAQATRSSSAGIGFPVAMSSGSYLPVGKACLQEPPHQNVQHFEDA, encoded by the coding sequence ATGGAAATTGACCAGTTAAAGTCTGCAACACAAGATCAGatggagatgatgatgatgatgatggacAAACTCCCCGACTTCTACGGTGCCTATCACGATGTTGCTGATTTAGCCCCGCCATCTGAGTTTCCTGGTGCAACTACTGCCATCAACGACACTGTTGCCTCTGATGCTATCCCGCATTTTATCGATAACAACCCACATATCGGTACCTCGCCTCCTTATATGGCCATACCATTTACTAGTGATAACGCCCCAATTCACCAGCAATCTCCCCCAGCTGCTTTCCTATCAAATCCACCCACATCAAGATGGAGAGGTGCTGCAGAATTTCCAGGTCCAAATGCTTATTCTACACCATCCCAGAAGAAGAATTCAATGGCTGCAATGAGGGAGATGATCTTTCGAATCGCAGCCATGCAACCAATCCACATAGACCCAGAATCTGTTAAGCCACCAAAGCGTAGAAACGTGAAAATTTCAAAAGATCCTCAGAGTGTAGCTGCACGCCATAGAAGGGAAAGGATTAGTGAGAGAATAAGGATACTTCAAAGACTAGTCCCTGGAGGTACCAAAATGGACACTGCATCTATGTTAGACGAGGCAATTCACTACGTGAAGTTCTTGAAAACTCAAGTGCAGTCGCTGGAGAGAGCTCAGGCTACTAGGTCATCATCAGCTGGGATAGGATTCCCTGTAGCAATGTCCAGTGGGAGTTATCTTCCTGTGGGAAAGGCCTGCCTGCAGGAGCCTCCTCATCAAAATGTTCAACATTTCGAAGAtgcttaa